A portion of the Chryseobacterium tructae genome contains these proteins:
- a CDS encoding RHS repeat-associated core domain-containing protein — MVISQTVQLKIYSVLLFFISYITAFSQENKTIEIPLKYSTAGYAENNSSKGGSTSGKIVLDVLAPSVQAEMGTSETGALTYILPIEVFKGLNNFQPNVALAYNSQSSNGQAGWGWNIVGLSTITMGGKSKEIDGITIGTQYDGKDPYYLDGQRLLKINETTFATEKFSKVKITKPTSGEYQFIVQYTDGKIAKYKELISQQFYISTITDAFNNEIHYSYQVENNVPVVTKISYGGNDIGSDKYFVNFLYKARKRNIQIFRKGISYLTNKVLYEINTSSSDVAVYRKYSLSHDYIEDNSVERLRSVIVSNENGEKLKPLNFNYNTVTQGVIAWGANRWDGINGGATGLGSVTLGNFTKDKYPYPVFQVRHANGYDISDGGTFYGNIDVGTNNSGTSLFSGRVLDLNNRITEKDQLIVVNESSIGNGDYNNPNAGINQQLKDQVVFGIKNIVTGDLRKVSVPVKGGLVEVQNYIAPDPYDPYSQGSYETSYTRDETRREYVQADFNNDGLIDFLIIEPKNLNRGNRIYLAEIGKQNSSTAIDLNPVILSETLPFHGKDIYPVEFDGDGLPELLVVDKYNAKYSVYKINFGTNNLDTLVSNEQLYNFGSKTPLLFGDFNGDGLTDFITPQTVYEIPEDDNSGIKMGDTYYRMQTEGLLWWKYTGNGATFIKNQEDYTEQKIAYLKPSQNNYIKRTTFWQKFWNGQPDSYEFTRYATNNIIITDFNNDGRSDIITINKIGKIKYNVDGKLYGAPVHNLSNTLLRRASALRIEEFYSSLTNRVNFYENKNLQGGTFKQLSTFSIESHEISPLSLITSASSFNYLNIFRAGIDIFDPIVRENRFIGISNDNFLEKQIQEVNNGSSILQKISYESMDFFEGAEANINSAKIAYYYKPQEQLKYPYLVHKANPMLYLVNKIHTVFDDKILTKEYRYENGIQHLEGKGFRGFQKTYASDAYESELKNGKYINKNPVKAVFWNIETRNPEMDNAVVKSTYGGINKFLIENTTLNKRFNKGNHQYLIMPVEESSKDNLKDVVINKKYDYDEADDLKLKNASTDYNGIGYSVSKYTYKPEFSNGDHYFYGKIASVENIVSKDGLSFSSKEESDYFPNGNVSESRKYSNQANMAPVVTSYTYDGIGNLKTQTLSTSGVIPLMTSYEYEGTNRYINKTITPDGLFSTANVNTFGRIVTEASSLGLTTSYNYDTWGNITEITDFLGKKTSIWKSVADVSTGGFYNLHKKREGGVETIVTFDKFDKEIQTKTQSVNSKWVVQKTGYDIFGKKIKSSEPFFEGETIKWNTVEYDELNRPVKNVAFTGKVITTCYEKLKVTVDDGYKKTSKTVDAMGHVIRQQDHGGVLTYSYYPNGALKETNYEGIKTSFEIDAWGNKTKIKDPSAGTFTYEYDNLSRVTKETTPKGYTLYTYDDLGRPLTENTYGNTAAENTNIEKKYTYSGQTKLPETITGTSNGNTFTYTTYYDQYFRIKGKKEETPAFTYTSSTVFDALGRADTVDIATTFSGYNSSSSVKNVYDSNGILIQQNDAVKNTMIWHISSASAKGQTTQMEYGNGYSITNQYNPNDFSLTQIKHRNTSSGASVLDIDYNYDVNKGVLNWRRNNTFDKKEDFTYDKLNRLLTEAVNGVLSNEYTYDKRGRITSNTELGKYNYNETDYKLQSIDFNTAGQNVSAQRGFASIAYNAFKAPININLPGKEDLRFEYNILKTRYSMFSTISRKQKFYTSDFAVEFTKVSNKGGGTAEITTYLTGDPYSANYIKKDYIMLGASIDSSENYFLHRDNLGSILAITKADGTAVEKRFFDAWGNLKALVNEDGEVTTDAVQLASGNLFLDRGYTGHEHLWKTGLINMNARLYDPVLRKFLSPDNLVQDPFNTQSYDRFGYVYNNPLLYVDVDGNEFISLGVAVIIGVAVAITTKAIMNMINGIPFWYGMGKQL, encoded by the coding sequence ATGGTAATTTCACAAACAGTACAATTAAAAATATATTCTGTTTTATTATTTTTTATATCGTACATCACAGCATTTTCTCAAGAGAATAAAACGATTGAGATTCCTCTGAAATATAGCACGGCTGGATATGCTGAAAATAATTCTTCGAAGGGCGGCAGCACTTCAGGAAAGATTGTTCTTGATGTACTAGCTCCTTCAGTACAGGCAGAAATGGGTACTAGTGAAACGGGAGCTCTTACTTATATCTTGCCTATTGAGGTTTTTAAAGGGTTAAATAATTTTCAACCCAATGTAGCATTAGCCTATAATAGCCAAAGTAGTAATGGGCAGGCTGGTTGGGGTTGGAATATTGTTGGACTTTCTACCATTACGATGGGTGGAAAAAGTAAAGAAATTGATGGAATAACAATAGGTACACAATATGATGGTAAAGACCCTTATTATTTGGATGGGCAAAGACTCCTAAAAATTAATGAAACCACTTTTGCTACAGAAAAGTTTTCTAAGGTCAAAATAACAAAGCCGACATCTGGAGAATATCAATTTATTGTTCAGTATACAGATGGTAAGATCGCAAAATATAAGGAGCTGATTTCTCAACAATTTTATATTTCTACCATTACGGATGCTTTTAATAACGAAATACACTACTCTTATCAGGTAGAAAATAATGTTCCGGTTGTAACAAAAATATCCTATGGAGGAAATGATATAGGAAGTGATAAATACTTTGTCAATTTTCTTTATAAGGCTCGAAAGCGTAATATTCAGATATTTAGAAAAGGGATATCTTATCTTACCAATAAAGTTCTTTATGAGATTAATACAAGCTCTTCTGATGTTGCTGTATACAGAAAATATAGCCTTTCTCATGACTATATTGAAGATAATAGTGTAGAACGTTTAAGAAGTGTTATTGTAAGTAATGAAAATGGTGAAAAACTTAAACCTCTAAACTTTAATTATAATACTGTCACACAGGGAGTAATAGCATGGGGAGCTAATAGATGGGATGGAATTAATGGAGGAGCTACTGGCTTAGGAAGTGTCACTTTAGGAAATTTTACCAAAGACAAATATCCTTACCCAGTGTTTCAGGTTAGACATGCAAATGGGTATGATATTAGCGATGGTGGTACTTTTTACGGAAACATAGATGTAGGAACAAATAATTCAGGTACATCATTGTTTTCCGGAAGAGTTTTGGATCTTAATAACAGAATTACTGAAAAAGATCAGTTAATTGTTGTAAATGAATCTTCAATAGGGAATGGAGATTATAATAATCCAAATGCAGGAATTAATCAGCAGCTAAAAGATCAGGTTGTATTTGGGATAAAGAATATAGTGACCGGAGATTTACGAAAAGTATCAGTTCCTGTAAAAGGGGGGCTCGTAGAAGTACAGAACTATATAGCGCCAGATCCTTACGATCCTTATAGCCAGGGATCTTATGAAACATCTTATACACGCGATGAAACAAGAAGAGAGTATGTTCAGGCTGACTTTAATAATGATGGACTTATAGATTTTTTAATTATAGAGCCAAAGAATTTAAATAGAGGAAATCGTATATACCTTGCTGAAATAGGAAAACAGAATTCAAGTACTGCTATCGATCTTAATCCCGTTATTTTAAGTGAGACTTTACCTTTCCATGGAAAAGATATTTATCCTGTGGAATTTGATGGGGATGGTCTTCCTGAATTATTGGTTGTAGATAAATATAATGCAAAATATTCTGTTTATAAAATAAACTTTGGAACAAATAATCTGGATACATTAGTTTCTAACGAACAGCTTTATAATTTTGGAAGTAAAACGCCTCTTCTTTTTGGAGATTTCAATGGAGATGGTTTGACTGACTTTATTACTCCACAAACTGTATATGAAATTCCTGAAGATGATAATTCTGGAATTAAAATGGGAGATACTTATTACAGGATGCAAACAGAAGGTTTGTTGTGGTGGAAATATACAGGAAACGGAGCAACATTCATAAAGAATCAGGAAGATTACACAGAACAAAAGATTGCATATTTAAAACCCTCTCAGAATAATTATATAAAAAGAACCACTTTTTGGCAAAAGTTCTGGAATGGGCAGCCTGATTCATATGAATTTACACGATATGCAACTAATAATATTATTATTACAGATTTTAACAATGATGGACGGTCAGATATTATTACCATTAATAAAATTGGTAAAATAAAATATAATGTTGATGGAAAATTATATGGAGCACCTGTACACAATCTATCTAATACTTTATTAAGAAGAGCTTCTGCTCTTAGAATTGAAGAATTTTATTCATCACTTACGAATAGGGTGAATTTTTATGAAAACAAGAATTTACAGGGAGGGACGTTTAAACAATTATCCACCTTTTCTATTGAAAGTCATGAAATTTCTCCTTTATCACTCATTACATCAGCTTCCAGTTTTAATTATCTCAATATATTTAGAGCAGGTATTGACATTTTTGACCCAATTGTAAGGGAGAATAGATTTATCGGGATAAGCAATGATAACTTTTTGGAAAAGCAGATTCAGGAAGTAAATAATGGCTCAAGTATTCTTCAAAAGATCAGTTATGAGAGTATGGATTTTTTTGAGGGAGCTGAGGCTAATATTAACAGCGCTAAAATAGCCTATTATTATAAGCCACAGGAACAATTGAAATATCCTTATTTGGTACATAAAGCTAATCCTATGCTTTACTTAGTCAATAAAATACATACTGTTTTTGACGATAAAATTCTTACAAAAGAATACCGATATGAAAATGGAATACAGCATCTTGAGGGGAAAGGATTTAGAGGATTTCAGAAAACTTATGCAAGTGATGCTTATGAATCTGAACTAAAGAATGGAAAGTACATTAATAAGAATCCGGTAAAAGCTGTTTTTTGGAATATTGAGACAAGGAATCCTGAAATGGATAATGCTGTTGTAAAATCTACCTATGGTGGTATCAATAAATTTTTAATTGAAAATACAACCCTCAATAAAAGGTTTAATAAAGGAAATCATCAGTATCTTATTATGCCAGTGGAAGAGAGCTCCAAAGACAATCTTAAAGATGTTGTTATCAATAAAAAATATGATTATGATGAAGCTGATGATCTAAAATTAAAAAATGCAAGTACAGATTATAATGGAATTGGATATTCTGTTTCAAAATATACTTACAAACCAGAATTCTCTAATGGAGATCATTATTTCTATGGGAAGATAGCATCTGTTGAAAATATAGTTTCTAAAGATGGGTTGTCATTTTCTAGTAAAGAAGAATCTGATTATTTTCCAAACGGAAATGTTTCAGAGTCTAGAAAATATAGTAACCAGGCTAATATGGCACCTGTTGTTACCTCTTATACTTATGATGGTATTGGTAATCTGAAAACTCAAACGCTGTCTACCTCTGGAGTTATTCCTCTAATGACTTCATATGAGTATGAAGGAACCAATCGTTATATAAATAAAACAATAACTCCTGACGGATTATTCTCCACAGCAAATGTCAATACTTTTGGGCGTATTGTTACTGAAGCTTCATCACTAGGGCTAACAACTTCTTATAATTATGATACATGGGGTAACATCACGGAAATAACGGATTTTCTGGGAAAGAAAACAAGTATTTGGAAATCTGTTGCAGATGTTTCTACAGGAGGTTTTTATAACCTGCATAAAAAACGAGAAGGAGGAGTAGAGACAATTGTAACGTTTGATAAATTTGACAAAGAAATTCAGACGAAAACTCAGTCAGTAAACAGTAAGTGGGTAGTTCAAAAAACAGGATATGATATTTTTGGAAAGAAAATAAAATCATCCGAACCTTTTTTCGAAGGAGAAACCATAAAATGGAATACTGTAGAATATGACGAACTTAACCGTCCTGTAAAGAACGTTGCATTTACGGGGAAAGTAATCACAACATGTTATGAAAAATTAAAAGTCACAGTAGATGATGGGTATAAAAAAACATCTAAAACTGTAGATGCTATGGGGCATGTGATAAGGCAACAGGATCATGGGGGCGTTTTAACATATTCTTATTACCCAAATGGAGCTTTGAAAGAAACTAATTATGAAGGGATCAAAACTAGTTTTGAAATTGATGCATGGGGAAATAAAACTAAAATTAAAGATCCCTCGGCAGGAACATTTACTTATGAATATGATAATTTAAGCCGGGTTACTAAAGAAACAACCCCAAAGGGGTACACCTTGTATACGTATGACGATTTAGGAAGGCCTCTTACTGAAAATACCTACGGAAATACCGCTGCTGAGAATACCAATATAGAGAAAAAATACACCTATAGTGGGCAGACAAAACTTCCTGAAACCATTACGGGAACAAGTAATGGGAATACATTTACCTATACCACTTATTATGATCAATATTTCAGAATAAAAGGGAAAAAGGAAGAAACTCCTGCTTTTACTTATACATCTTCTACTGTATTTGATGCATTGGGCAGAGCTGATACTGTAGATATTGCTACTACATTTTCAGGATATAATTCCTCTTCATCTGTAAAAAATGTATATGATAGCAATGGTATATTGATCCAGCAAAACGATGCTGTAAAAAATACCATGATCTGGCATATCTCCTCGGCCAGTGCGAAAGGTCAGACGACACAGATGGAATACGGTAATGGCTATAGCATTACCAATCAATATAATCCAAATGATTTTTCTCTGACTCAGATAAAACACCGAAATACTAGTAGTGGAGCATCTGTTCTGGATATAGATTACAATTATGATGTAAATAAAGGAGTCCTGAACTGGCGTAGAAACAATACTTTTGATAAAAAAGAAGATTTTACCTATGACAAACTTAATCGTCTTCTTACAGAGGCTGTAAATGGAGTCTTATCGAATGAATATACATATGACAAAAGAGGAAGAATTACTTCCAATACAGAATTAGGAAAATATAATTATAATGAAACAGATTATAAACTGCAAAGTATAGATTTTAATACTGCGGGGCAGAATGTAAGTGCTCAGAGAGGATTTGCTTCCATAGCTTATAATGCATTCAAAGCACCAATTAATATTAACCTTCCAGGAAAAGAAGACTTGCGTTTTGAATATAATATTCTCAAAACCAGATATTCAATGTTTTCTACTATCTCAAGGAAACAAAAGTTTTATACATCTGATTTTGCGGTAGAATTTACAAAGGTTTCAAATAAAGGGGGGGGAACGGCTGAAATAACAACCTATTTGACAGGTGATCCTTATTCTGCCAATTATATAAAGAAAGATTATATAATGTTAGGCGCTTCCATCGATAGTTCTGAAAATTATTTTTTACACAGGGATAATCTCGGAAGTATTCTTGCTATAACGAAAGCTGACGGAACAGCAGTGGAGAAACGCTTTTTTGATGCCTGGGGAAATCTAAAAGCATTAGTGAATGAAGATGGTGAGGTAACTACAGACGCAGTACAGCTGGCTTCAGGAAACTTATTTTTAGATAGAGGTTATACAGGGCACGAGCACTTATGGAAGACAGGGCTTATCAATATGAATGCCCGTCTTTATGATCCTGTTCTCAGGAAGTTTTTGAGCCCGGATAATCTTGTTCAGGATCCTTTCAATACGCAGAGTTATGACAGGTTTGGATATGTTTATAATAATCCTTTATTATATGTAGATGTAGATGGAAATGAATTTATATCTTTAGGAGTCGCTGTTATTATTGGAGTCGCTGTTGCTATAACAACAAAGGCCATTATGAACATGATTAATGGGATACCATTCTGGTACGGAATGGGAAAGCAGCTCTGA